One Syntrophorhabdaceae bacterium genomic region harbors:
- the secE gene encoding preprotein translocase subunit SecE, protein MDLKSRFEPVKDYFREVYHEGKRVTWPSRKDAMKGTYIVLITVVVSALFLGVVDIGLAKIIQALLR, encoded by the coding sequence ATGGATTTGAAAAGCAGATTTGAGCCTGTAAAGGATTATTTCCGGGAAGTGTATCACGAAGGGAAAAGGGTAACCTGGCCATCCAGAAAAGATGCCATGAAGGGGACGTATATCGTACTCATAACCGTTGTTGTCTCGGCACTCTTTCTCGGCGTAGTCGATATAGGCCTCGCGAAGATCATCCAGGCCCTCTTACGGTAA